The following proteins are encoded in a genomic region of Tenacibaculum sp. 190524A05c:
- a CDS encoding DUF2911 domain-containing protein produces the protein MKTYIIMVFMFMNAGLLAQLKVPSLSPKTKLSQNIGLSTVTIEYSRPSKKERKIFGGLLPFGEVWRTGANSATKFSFSKEVVINGQKFPKGDYSLLTIPEKNVWTIKWYTYSSSNWNAYKEQEPFTAFNLPVESVSESVESLAIRFQNITLNSADIYIEWENSRIIIPVKVNEEEEIIASINKELAGPSSSDYFRAALYYHETKTDLNKALTYIQKVTESDKALFFQVTREALILKDLNRRKEAVEVAKRALQLSEEAKNKDFVKINNDIITVLK, from the coding sequence ATGAAAACATATATAATAATGGTGTTCATGTTTATGAATGCTGGTTTGCTAGCGCAATTAAAAGTTCCAAGTTTAAGTCCAAAAACTAAATTAAGTCAGAACATAGGGTTATCAACAGTTACTATAGAATATTCTAGACCGAGTAAAAAAGAAAGGAAAATTTTTGGTGGATTATTACCTTTTGGAGAGGTTTGGAGAACAGGAGCAAATAGTGCAACAAAATTCTCATTTTCAAAAGAAGTAGTAATCAACGGGCAAAAATTTCCTAAGGGAGATTATAGTTTGCTAACAATTCCTGAAAAGAATGTATGGACGATAAAATGGTATACGTATTCAAGTTCTAACTGGAATGCTTACAAAGAGCAAGAGCCATTTACAGCATTTAATTTGCCTGTGGAAAGTGTATCAGAATCAGTCGAATCATTAGCGATACGATTTCAAAATATAACCTTGAATAGTGCAGATATATACATAGAGTGGGAAAATTCAAGAATTATAATTCCTGTAAAAGTAAATGAGGAGGAAGAAATAATTGCATCAATAAATAAAGAATTGGCTGGCCCGAGTTCCTCAGATTATTTCAGGGCTGCGTTATATTACCATGAAACGAAAACTGATTTGAATAAAGCCTTAACGTATATTCAAAAAGTTACTGAATCGGATAAAGCTTTGTTTTTTCAGGTGACCAGAGAAGCACTTATCTTGAAAGACTTAAATAGAAGAAAAGAAGCGGTTGAAGTTGCAAAAAGAGCATTGCAATTATCTGAAGAGGCAAAGAATAAAGACTTCGTCAAAATAAACAACGATATTATTACTGTTTTGAAATAA
- the atpD gene encoding F0F1 ATP synthase subunit beta: MSTITGKVSQIIGPVIDVEFNTENAELPKIYDSLEIKKADGTTLVLEVQQHIGEDTVRTISMDATDGLQRGQEVVATGNPIQMPIGADIYGRLFNVTGEAIDGLGDLPKEGKDGLPIHRQAPKFEELSTSTEVLFTGIKVIDLIEPYAKGGKIGLFGGAGVGKTVLIQELINNIAKGHGGLSVFAGVGERTREGNDLLREMLESGIIKYGDDFMHSMEEGGWDLSKVEKDTMRDSKATFVFGQMNEPPGARARVALSGLTIAEYFRDGAGEDQGKDVLFFVDNIFRFTQAGSEVSALLGRMPSAVGYQPTLATEMGAMQERITSTKKGSITSVQAVYVPADDLTDPAPATTFAHLDATTVLSRKIAELGIYPAVDPLDSTSRILTADILGDEHYNCAQRVKELLQRYKELQDIIAILGMEELSEEDKLVVHRARRVQRFLSQPFHVAEQFTGIPGVLVDIKDTIKGFNMIMDGELDKYPEAAFNLRGSIDDAIEAGEKMLAEA, translated from the coding sequence ATGTCTACAATAACAGGTAAAGTTTCTCAAATTATTGGTCCGGTTATCGATGTTGAGTTTAATACAGAAAACGCTGAGTTACCAAAGATTTATGATTCGTTAGAAATTAAAAAAGCTGATGGTACTACATTAGTTTTAGAAGTTCAACAACACATTGGTGAAGATACTGTACGTACTATCTCAATGGATGCTACGGATGGTTTACAAAGAGGTCAAGAAGTAGTAGCTACAGGAAATCCAATCCAAATGCCAATTGGTGCAGATATCTATGGACGTTTATTTAATGTAACAGGAGAAGCAATTGATGGATTAGGAGATTTACCAAAAGAAGGTAAAGATGGTTTACCAATCCACCGTCAAGCTCCTAAGTTTGAGGAATTATCTACATCTACTGAAGTTTTATTCACTGGTATTAAAGTAATCGATTTAATTGAGCCTTACGCAAAAGGAGGTAAAATTGGATTATTCGGTGGAGCTGGAGTAGGTAAGACAGTATTAATTCAGGAGTTAATTAACAACATCGCAAAAGGACACGGAGGTTTATCTGTATTCGCTGGTGTAGGTGAAAGAACTCGTGAAGGAAACGATTTATTACGAGAGATGTTAGAATCAGGTATTATCAAATACGGTGATGATTTTATGCACTCAATGGAAGAAGGTGGATGGGATTTATCAAAAGTTGAGAAAGATACTATGAGAGATTCTAAAGCTACTTTCGTATTCGGACAAATGAATGAGCCACCAGGAGCACGTGCGAGAGTTGCGTTATCTGGTTTAACTATAGCTGAATATTTCCGTGATGGAGCTGGAGAAGATCAAGGTAAAGATGTTTTATTCTTCGTTGATAACATTTTCCGTTTTACACAAGCAGGTTCTGAGGTTTCTGCTTTATTAGGACGTATGCCATCTGCGGTAGGTTACCAACCAACTTTAGCAACAGAAATGGGAGCAATGCAAGAGCGTATTACTTCTACTAAAAAAGGATCGATTACTTCTGTACAGGCAGTATATGTACCTGCGGATGATTTAACGGATCCAGCACCAGCAACTACGTTTGCTCACTTAGATGCGACTACTGTATTATCTCGTAAAATTGCTGAGTTAGGTATTTATCCAGCGGTTGATCCATTAGATTCTACATCAAGAATTCTAACAGCTGATATTTTAGGAGATGAGCACTACAACTGTGCACAAAGAGTAAAGGAGTTATTACAACGTTACAAAGAATTACAAGATATTATCGCGATTTTAGGTATGGAGGAATTATCTGAAGAGGATAAATTAGTAGTTCACAGAGCGCGTCGTGTTCAACGTTTCTTATCTCAACCATTCCACGTAGCTGAGCAATTTACTGGTATTCCTGGAGTATTAGTTGATATTAAAGATACAATCAAAGGATTCAACATGATTATGGATGGAGAATTAGATAAGTATCCAGAGGCAGCATTCAACTTAAGAGGATCAATTGATGATGCTATTGAAGCTGGTGAGAAAATGTTAGCTGAAGCTTAA
- a CDS encoding OmpA family protein, which translates to MKQLKKVAMLAIVAFLTYGNVNAQDENNPWAVGFGINTVDVRIPSEFSDYAQDYIGTGEWGDNTLPSISRISIDRYLNDGFSLQLAGSINKVKTFASEEDIDELYWAIDLIAKWDLNHLFGDTAWWDPYVFVGGGFVDFGRMEAGNFVEGSEGTLNAGGGFNVWFNDNIGVNFQTGVKKEFADKVQDHFQHSLGLVFRFGGKDTDGDGIYDKNDACPEVAGLKEFNGCPDADGDGIKDSDDACPNEAGVAALNGCPDADGDGIADKDDACPNAAGTKAMNGCPDADGDGIADNKDKCPNEAGPAENGGCPWGDKDNDGVTDNVDKCPDVAGVASRQGCPEPKPVITEEAKKKLDEFARAIYFNSGRSSFRPGVTGKLDLIAGIMKEYPDANFNIEGHTDSQGAAKTNQRLSERRAKAVLDYLTGKGGVPSNRLTSVGLGEDYPIATNKTRAGRAQNRRVEINLKK; encoded by the coding sequence ATGAAACAATTAAAAAAAGTAGCTATGTTAGCTATTGTTGCGTTTCTAACTTATGGTAACGTAAACGCACAAGACGAAAACAACCCTTGGGCTGTAGGTTTCGGTATTAACACTGTTGATGTTAGAATTCCATCTGAATTTAGTGACTATGCACAAGATTACATAGGAACTGGAGAGTGGGGAGATAACACGTTACCTTCAATTTCAAGAATTAGTATCGATAGATACTTAAACGATGGGTTTTCTTTACAGTTAGCAGGTTCTATTAACAAAGTAAAAACTTTCGCTTCAGAAGAAGATATCGATGAGCTTTATTGGGCTATTGATTTAATCGCTAAGTGGGATTTAAATCACTTATTCGGAGACACTGCATGGTGGGATCCTTACGTATTCGTTGGTGGAGGTTTCGTAGACTTTGGTAGAATGGAAGCTGGAAACTTTGTAGAAGGAAGCGAAGGTACTTTAAATGCAGGTGGTGGTTTCAATGTTTGGTTTAACGATAACATTGGTGTAAACTTCCAAACTGGAGTAAAGAAAGAATTTGCTGACAAAGTACAGGATCACTTCCAACACTCTTTAGGATTAGTTTTCCGTTTCGGAGGAAAAGATACTGATGGAGACGGAATCTATGACAAAAACGATGCTTGTCCAGAAGTTGCAGGTTTAAAAGAATTCAACGGATGTCCAGATGCTGACGGTGATGGAATCAAAGATTCTGATGATGCTTGTCCAAACGAAGCTGGAGTTGCTGCATTAAACGGTTGTCCTGATGCTGATGGTGATGGAATCGCTGATAAAGATGATGCATGTCCAAACGCTGCTGGTACTAAAGCAATGAACGGATGTCCAGATGCTGACGGTGACGGAATCGCTGATAACAAAGATAAGTGTCCAAACGAGGCTGGTCCTGCTGAAAACGGAGGATGTCCTTGGGGAGATAAAGATAACGATGGTGTTACTGATAACGTAGATAAGTGTCCAGACGTTGCTGGTGTTGCTTCAAGACAAGGATGTCCAGAGCCAAAGCCAGTAATTACTGAGGAAGCTAAGAAGAAATTAGATGAGTTCGCAAGAGCTATCTACTTCAACTCTGGAAGATCTTCATTCAGACCAGGTGTAACTGGAAAGTTAGATTTAATCGCTGGAATCATGAAAGAATACCCAGATGCTAATTTCAACATCGAAGGTCACACTGATAGCCAGGGAGCTGCTAAGACTAACCAAAGATTATCTGAAAGAAGAGCTAAGGCTGTTTTAGATTACTTAACTGGTAAAGGTGGAGTTCCTTCAAACAGATTAACTTCTGTAGGTTTAGGAGAGGATTACCCAATCGCTACTAACAAAACTAGAGCTGGTAGAGCACAAAACAGACGTGTAGAGATTAACTTAAAGAAGTAA
- a CDS encoding UvrD-helicase domain-containing protein has translation MQNSTSFQIFNASAGSGKTFTLVKEYLKVLLQSSDVFYFQKVLAITFTNKAAGEMKERVLKSLSDVTEDRSNEIVNQVILETTLDKETIKERSSRILNAILQNYSAFSITTIDSFTHKIIKNFAFDLGLTLNFEVEMDAVSLLNEAVDLLISKIGTNRELTNLLIDFSLSKIDEDKSWDISYELKEFSKVLLNEDDVRHFRVLRERSTQDFINLKQKLNKYQVQTETKLKEIGERGLQVIDGMGLDHKDFYYSLIPKHFIALKENPSTAKFFDQSKLRQRIEENTFYSKSKSDDIKSAIEGILPELLELYSESENLYKDSTLNKLALKSLIPLAVLNTINQELTQLKEENNIRLNAEFNQLISDNIKNQPTPFIYERIGQRFMHYFIDEMQDTSVLQWGNLIPLIDNALAQENSSLLLVGDAKQAIYRWRGGKAEQFINLSSPDFKVFQAEKSINQLERNFRSFSEVINFNNQFFQHVSSFLNNQDYSQLFKDGNKQLENSKKGGQVTLSFMEKHEDKELEKEKYPRKVYEKITELNQQYSLNEIAVLVRKKSEGVQVANYLSEKGIPIISSETLLLKNSEKVNFIVNLIQLILQSDNEEKRFEVLHFLYHHLSVKTEIHGFYELLIKKEITVFFEELKSFSIDFNLNIYFELPFYDKIEYIIRSFNLLESSDAYAQFFLDVVLDQQNKGVDVHDFIEFWSVKKEVLSIVTSEDADAVHIMTIHKSKGLEFPVVIFPYDLDVYRQIKPKVWFDSLPESFDNFKELLIDFSKSVSHINDRGMDLYTQQIQELELDNFNLLYVALTRAVEQLHIITEKRISKSGENTNYYSGIFISYLKKQGLWNDNQNEYDFGVSNRESVKEIKEKEIQVQEKFITTPWQNHNIVLLASASKLWDTDQEESIQYGNLVHSILSEIYVVSDIEKVFHFYEMQGDLSFQLLKTIKNLVFSVVEHASLNEFFSKEVKVYNEKELLTVNNSIIIPDRLVIKDNLTTIIDYKTGAESHTHINQLRLYENELQNLGFKIEKKILVYINDAVLVKEIN, from the coding sequence GTGCAGAATAGTACTTCATTTCAAATATTTAACGCTTCCGCGGGAAGTGGAAAAACCTTCACTTTAGTAAAAGAATACCTCAAAGTATTGCTGCAATCTAGTGATGTGTTTTATTTTCAAAAGGTATTGGCTATAACATTTACCAATAAGGCGGCCGGAGAAATGAAGGAGAGGGTTTTAAAATCTCTTTCAGATGTTACAGAAGATAGGTCTAATGAAATAGTGAATCAGGTTATTCTAGAAACTACATTAGACAAAGAAACTATTAAAGAAAGAAGTAGTAGAATACTAAATGCAATTTTACAGAATTACTCGGCTTTTTCAATTACCACAATCGATAGTTTTACGCATAAAATCATTAAGAATTTCGCGTTCGATTTAGGATTGACACTGAATTTTGAAGTAGAAATGGATGCTGTTTCTCTTTTAAATGAAGCGGTAGATCTTCTAATATCTAAAATTGGAACTAATAGAGAATTGACCAATCTTTTAATTGATTTTTCGCTTTCAAAAATAGATGAAGATAAATCTTGGGACATTTCATATGAATTAAAAGAATTTTCTAAAGTGCTGTTGAATGAAGATGATGTAAGACATTTTAGAGTTTTAAGAGAACGAAGCACTCAAGATTTTATCAACTTAAAACAAAAATTGAACAAATATCAAGTTCAAACAGAAACTAAGTTGAAAGAAATTGGTGAAAGAGGACTTCAAGTTATAGATGGAATGGGATTGGATCATAAAGATTTTTACTATTCTCTTATACCAAAACATTTTATTGCATTAAAAGAAAATCCTAGTACTGCTAAATTTTTTGATCAAAGTAAGCTTAGACAACGAATAGAAGAAAACACATTCTATTCAAAATCAAAGTCGGATGATATAAAATCTGCTATTGAAGGAATCCTGCCAGAATTACTTGAGTTATATTCAGAGTCAGAGAATTTGTATAAAGATTCCACGCTAAATAAATTGGCTTTGAAAAGCCTAATTCCTTTAGCTGTTTTAAATACTATAAATCAAGAATTAACTCAGCTAAAAGAAGAAAACAACATTAGATTAAATGCCGAGTTTAATCAGTTGATTTCGGACAATATTAAGAATCAACCAACGCCTTTTATTTACGAGAGAATTGGTCAGCGTTTTATGCACTATTTCATAGATGAAATGCAAGATACTTCGGTGTTGCAATGGGGAAATTTAATTCCGTTAATAGATAATGCATTGGCACAAGAAAATAGTAGTTTACTTTTAGTTGGTGATGCAAAGCAGGCTATTTATAGGTGGCGTGGCGGAAAAGCAGAACAGTTTATTAACTTAAGTAGTCCAGATTTTAAAGTCTTTCAAGCGGAAAAAAGTATTAATCAACTAGAGAGAAATTTTAGAAGTTTTTCCGAAGTAATTAATTTTAATAATCAATTTTTTCAGCATGTCAGTTCATTTCTAAATAATCAAGATTACAGTCAGTTATTTAAAGATGGAAATAAACAGCTAGAAAACTCAAAAAAGGGAGGTCAAGTAACACTTTCTTTTATGGAGAAGCATGAGGATAAGGAATTAGAAAAAGAGAAGTATCCTAGAAAAGTATATGAGAAAATTACTGAATTAAACCAACAATATTCTTTAAATGAAATTGCTGTTTTAGTTCGTAAAAAGAGCGAAGGTGTTCAAGTTGCTAATTATCTTTCTGAAAAAGGAATACCAATTATATCATCTGAAACCTTATTATTAAAGAATAGTGAGAAGGTAAATTTTATAGTCAACCTAATTCAACTGATACTTCAGTCTGATAATGAAGAGAAGAGATTTGAAGTTTTACATTTCTTATATCACCATCTTTCAGTAAAAACAGAAATTCATGGCTTTTACGAATTACTAATAAAGAAAGAGATTACAGTTTTCTTCGAAGAATTAAAGTCGTTTTCAATAGATTTTAATTTAAATATATATTTCGAATTACCTTTCTATGATAAGATTGAATATATAATAAGAAGCTTTAATTTGTTAGAAAGTTCTGATGCATATGCTCAGTTTTTCTTAGACGTTGTTTTGGATCAACAAAATAAGGGTGTTGATGTTCATGATTTTATTGAATTTTGGAGTGTTAAGAAAGAAGTACTGAGTATTGTTACTTCAGAAGATGCAGACGCTGTTCATATTATGACGATTCATAAATCTAAAGGGCTGGAATTTCCAGTAGTTATTTTTCCTTATGATTTAGATGTGTATAGGCAGATAAAACCAAAAGTTTGGTTTGATAGTTTACCAGAGTCATTCGATAATTTTAAAGAGTTGTTGATAGATTTTAGTAAATCTGTAAGTCATATCAATGATAGAGGAATGGATTTGTATACGCAACAAATTCAGGAATTAGAATTGGACAATTTTAATTTACTCTACGTTGCATTAACCAGAGCTGTTGAGCAGTTGCATATAATTACAGAAAAAAGAATTTCAAAATCAGGAGAAAACACGAATTACTACTCAGGGATTTTTATTTCATATTTAAAAAAGCAAGGATTGTGGAACGACAATCAGAATGAATACGATTTTGGAGTGTCAAATAGAGAAAGCGTAAAAGAAATAAAGGAGAAAGAAATTCAAGTTCAAGAAAAGTTTATCACCACACCATGGCAAAATCATAATATTGTATTGCTTGCTAGTGCTTCAAAATTATGGGATACAGATCAAGAAGAATCGATCCAATATGGAAATCTTGTACATTCGATTCTTTCAGAAATTTACGTTGTATCAGATATTGAAAAGGTTTTTCATTTTTACGAAATGCAAGGAGATTTATCTTTTCAACTTTTAAAAACGATTAAGAATTTAGTTTTTAGTGTTGTTGAGCATGCTTCATTGAATGAATTCTTTTCGAAAGAAGTAAAGGTGTATAATGAGAAAGAATTGTTAACAGTTAATAACTCCATTATTATTCCGGATAGATTAGTAATTAAAGATAATCTTACTACAATTATAGATTATAAAACAGGAGCAGAAAGTCATACGCATATCAATCAATTACGATTATATGAAAACGAACTTCAAAACTTAGGTTTTAAAATTGAAAAAAAAATATTGGTATATATAAATGATGCTGTTTTAGTTAAAGAAATTAACTAA
- a CDS encoding helix-turn-helix domain-containing protein, with amino-acid sequence MQQILEQLVYFGFFQSLLLIFIFIVSLKTRNQINEFLLILVVILTIGLFGKVLHSVDLFDRSFKLMAMSEFSALLFGPTIFLFVQSTLFKEKFTKTNLQHYVPGIVYSMFIAGYFIIPSREYQIERNKSIDLMTVIYWCHAIGLVVNILYWIKAYKGFQKFSNSFKNESSFVPHIKFVHHFLIVTGFCMLIWLILFITNFLGFPMIERTARPYIWIILTFVILFISYYMMLKPEVLKSIPDVKVKKYHQSKLTHEDLDRLKLALEKLMLEKKPYLNAKLLKTELAQMLGVHGPELSRLLNENIGMNFFEYVNYYRIKEFVDLAKSEKGKKFTFFGLAQEAGFNSKTTFNKSFKSLMGVSPSAYFNQKQ; translated from the coding sequence ATGCAACAAATTCTTGAACAACTCGTGTACTTTGGTTTTTTTCAAAGTCTCTTACTCATATTTATTTTTATAGTGTCTTTAAAAACACGTAATCAAATCAATGAGTTCTTATTGATTTTGGTTGTAATTCTAACTATAGGATTGTTTGGTAAAGTATTGCACAGTGTTGATTTGTTCGATAGGAGTTTCAAATTAATGGCAATGTCGGAGTTTTCCGCGCTTTTATTTGGACCTACAATTTTCTTGTTTGTACAATCTACTTTGTTCAAAGAAAAATTCACAAAGACTAATTTACAGCATTATGTTCCGGGTATTGTATATTCAATGTTTATTGCAGGATATTTCATTATTCCGTCACGTGAATATCAAATAGAACGAAATAAGTCTATTGATTTAATGACAGTTATTTACTGGTGTCATGCGATTGGTTTAGTAGTGAATATATTGTACTGGATAAAGGCATATAAAGGTTTTCAAAAATTTTCGAATAGTTTCAAAAATGAATCTTCATTTGTACCTCATATTAAGTTCGTACATCATTTTTTGATTGTAACTGGCTTTTGTATGTTAATCTGGCTGATTTTATTCATAACAAACTTCTTAGGTTTTCCTATGATTGAACGCACTGCAAGACCTTATATCTGGATTATACTAACGTTTGTAATTCTCTTTATCAGTTACTATATGATGCTAAAACCTGAGGTATTGAAATCTATTCCAGATGTAAAAGTTAAGAAGTATCATCAATCAAAATTAACTCATGAAGATTTAGATCGTTTAAAACTAGCATTGGAGAAATTAATGCTAGAGAAAAAACCTTACTTAAACGCCAAATTATTGAAAACAGAACTGGCTCAAATGTTGGGAGTACATGGTCCGGAATTATCACGATTATTAAACGAAAATATCGGGATGAATTTCTTCGAATATGTAAACTACTATAGAATTAAAGAATTTGTTGATTTAGCAAAAAGTGAAAAAGGAAAAAAATTTACTTTTTTTGGATTAGCCCAAGAAGCAGGTTTCAATTCCAAAACAACATTTAATAAATCTTTTAAAAGCTTGATGGGAGTTTCTCCATCAGCATATTTTAATCAAAAACAATAA
- the kbl gene encoding glycine C-acetyltransferase, with protein sequence MYGKIKEHLQQEIQDIKDAGLYKSERIITSSQDAVIKISTGEEVINFCANNYLGLSNNKEVIQAAKDVMDTHGFGMSSVRFICGTQDIHKQLESKIAEFYQTEDTILYAAAFDANGGVFEPLLSKDDAIISDSLNHASIIDGVRLCKAARYRYNNNDMVSLEEQLIEANKQNHRFKIIVTDGVFSMDGIVAKLDEICDLADKYDALVMIDECHAAGFIGATGRGTLELKNVLGRIDIITGTLGKALGGAMGGYTTGKKEIIEILRQRSRPYLFSNSLAPAIVGASLKVFDLLSNDTSLRDKLEWNTNYFRTEMEKAGFDLVGADAAIVPVMLYDAKLSQIMADKLLDEGIYVIGFFYPVVPKEQARIRVQLSAAHDKEHLDKAINAFVKVGKELNVI encoded by the coding sequence ATGTACGGAAAAATTAAAGAGCATTTACAGCAAGAAATTCAGGATATAAAAGATGCTGGATTATATAAGAGTGAAAGAATTATTACGTCGTCTCAAGACGCTGTAATTAAAATTTCAACAGGAGAAGAGGTTATTAACTTTTGCGCAAATAATTATTTAGGACTTTCTAATAATAAAGAAGTAATCCAAGCCGCTAAGGATGTTATGGATACTCATGGATTTGGAATGTCTTCTGTTCGTTTTATTTGTGGAACTCAAGATATTCACAAACAATTAGAATCTAAAATTGCAGAGTTTTATCAAACTGAGGATACAATTCTATACGCTGCGGCATTTGATGCTAATGGTGGAGTGTTTGAACCTTTATTGTCAAAAGATGATGCAATTATATCAGACAGCTTAAATCACGCCTCAATTATTGATGGTGTTCGTTTGTGTAAGGCAGCACGATATCGTTATAATAATAATGATATGGTTTCTTTAGAAGAACAATTAATTGAGGCAAACAAACAAAATCATAGATTTAAGATTATTGTTACTGATGGTGTGTTCTCTATGGATGGAATAGTTGCTAAACTTGATGAAATTTGTGATTTAGCTGATAAATATGATGCCTTAGTTATGATTGACGAGTGTCACGCTGCTGGTTTTATTGGAGCTACGGGTCGTGGTACATTAGAATTAAAAAATGTTCTAGGAAGAATTGATATTATTACTGGTACGCTTGGAAAAGCATTAGGTGGTGCGATGGGTGGTTACACTACTGGGAAAAAGGAAATCATTGAGATTTTACGTCAACGTTCTAGACCATATCTATTTTCTAACTCTTTAGCGCCAGCTATAGTAGGAGCTTCATTAAAAGTATTTGATTTATTATCAAATGATACTTCATTAAGAGATAAGTTAGAGTGGAATACGAACTATTTTAGAACTGAAATGGAGAAGGCAGGATTTGATTTGGTTGGCGCAGACGCAGCCATTGTTCCTGTGATGTTGTATGATGCAAAGCTGTCTCAAATAATGGCTGATAAACTACTTGATGAAGGGATTTATGTTATTGGATTCTTCTATCCAGTTGTGCCAAAAGAACAAGCTCGAATTAGAGTTCAATTATCTGCAGCGCACGATAAAGAGCATCTAGACAAGGCGATAAATGCATTTGTAAAAGTAGGAAAAGAGTTAAACGTTATTTAG
- a CDS encoding F0F1 ATP synthase subunit epsilon, whose translation MFLEIVTPEAVVFSSEIDSVVVPGVDGEFQVLNNHAPIVSVLNEGVVKVHVHGQNHLVFDDLHGSIEKLPADDKVLTLTINSGTLEMKDNKAIILAD comes from the coding sequence ATGTTTTTAGAAATTGTAACTCCAGAAGCCGTAGTTTTCTCATCAGAAATTGACTCTGTGGTAGTACCAGGTGTTGATGGAGAATTCCAAGTTTTAAACAATCACGCACCAATAGTGTCTGTTTTAAACGAAGGTGTAGTTAAGGTACATGTTCATGGTCAAAATCACCTTGTTTTTGACGATTTACACGGTAGTATTGAAAAATTACCAGCAGATGATAAAGTACTTACTTTAACAATCAATTCTGGAACACTAGAAATGAAAGATAATAAAGCAATTATACTTGCAGACTAA